A genomic stretch from Arachis stenosperma cultivar V10309 chromosome 3, arast.V10309.gnm1.PFL2, whole genome shotgun sequence includes:
- the LOC130966253 gene encoding uncharacterized protein LOC130966253: MANPRGECKAITLRSGKVVEEGTPSKDNHEEVASKHGNEDEGESPTSPQPKPILKPYVPKAPYPQRLRKDGKDGQFSKFLEIFKRFQINIPFADALEQMPLYAKFLKELITKKRNWEAKETIVLTEECSAIIQKKLPQKLKDLGSFQIPCVIGDITIEKVLCDLEASINLMSLTMIRR; the protein is encoded by the coding sequence ATGGCTAACCCAAGGGGGGAATGCAAAGCCATAACTCTAAGAAGTGGGAAGGTTGTAGAGGAAGGAACCCCAAGCAAAGATAATCATGAAGAGGTTGCATCAAAGCATGGGAACGAGGATGAAGGGGAGAGCCCAACTTCACCCCAACCAAAACCAATCTTGAAGCCCTATGTGCCAAAGGCACCATACCCACAAAGACTGAGAAAAGATGGGAAGGATGGCCAGTtctctaagttcctagagatcttCAAGAGGTTCCAAATCAACATACCGTTTGCTGATGCATTAgaacaaatgccactctatgccaagttcttaaaggagcttaTAACCAAAAAGAGGAACTGGGAGGCAAAGGAAACCATAGTATTGactgaggaatgcagtgccatCATACAGAAGAAGCTACCTCAAAAGCTAAAAGACCTAGGGAGTTTTCAAATTCCATGCGTCATAGGGGACATCACTATTGAGAAAGTTTTGTGTGATTTGGAAGCTAGCATAAATCTTATGTCCCTAACCATGATAAGAAgatga